Proteins encoded together in one Bradyrhizobium sp. CB82 window:
- a CDS encoding sulfurtransferase TusA family protein, with protein sequence MTRTTLDLTGLKCPLPALKTRKALKPLKTGDQLEVHCTDPLSVIDIPNLIRETGDKVEITERSETRIVFLIEKVNGPIEGANDAVHS encoded by the coding sequence ATGACCAGAACGACGCTCGATCTCACCGGGCTGAAATGCCCGTTGCCGGCGCTGAAAACGCGCAAGGCGCTGAAGCCGTTGAAGACAGGCGACCAACTCGAGGTGCATTGCACTGATCCCCTGTCGGTGATCGACATTCCCAATCTGATTCGTGAGACGGGCGATAAGGTTGAGATCACCGAGCGCAGCGAGACGCGCATCGTGTTCCTGATAGAAAAGGTGAATGGCCCGATAGAAGGGGCGAATGACGCAGTGCACTCCTAG
- the glp gene encoding gephyrin-like molybdotransferase Glp, translating to MAQLSDDCFAFGGPMMSVDDAVALIAARVSAITDIETVALVDADGRVLAYDVAAPLPLPPFTNSAVDGYAVRNVDLPQANEEAFPLDGRIAAGAAADHPVKPGHTARIFTGAPMPKGAETVFMQEDVRIDASGKIVLPPGLKPGANVRPAGEDIPQGHVALPAGQRLRPQHVALAAAFGLTTLDVVRRIRVAVFSTGDELVSPGEARAPSQLFDSNRFMLMAMLRRLGCEVSDLGILRDELALLADGLKRVAGQHDLILTTGGVSTGEEDHVKAAVESIGTLVLWRMAIKPGRPVAMGVIGGTPLIGLPGNPVASFVTFVHVVRPTVLALAGGLPEPMLPIPVRAAFTYKKKEGRREYVRVSLREAEDGALEAIKFPREGAGLLSSLVETDGLVELGESVTRVEPGQGVGYLSYANVM from the coding sequence ATGGCGCAACTGTCCGACGATTGCTTTGCCTTCGGTGGGCCGATGATGTCGGTTGATGACGCCGTCGCTCTGATTGCGGCCCGTGTCAGCGCGATTACCGACATCGAGACCGTGGCGCTGGTCGATGCCGACGGGCGCGTGCTCGCGTACGATGTCGCCGCGCCGCTGCCGCTGCCGCCGTTCACCAACTCCGCGGTCGACGGCTATGCGGTGCGCAATGTGGACCTGCCGCAAGCGAACGAAGAAGCGTTTCCACTCGACGGACGTATCGCAGCCGGTGCTGCAGCCGATCATCCGGTCAAGCCCGGCCATACTGCACGCATCTTCACGGGCGCGCCGATGCCGAAGGGGGCCGAGACCGTCTTCATGCAGGAAGATGTGCGTATTGACGCGAGCGGCAAGATCGTTTTGCCGCCTGGGCTGAAGCCTGGCGCCAACGTCCGGCCCGCTGGCGAGGATATTCCGCAAGGCCACGTCGCCTTGCCCGCCGGCCAGCGCTTGCGGCCACAACATGTCGCGCTCGCCGCCGCCTTCGGCCTGACCACGCTCGACGTCGTCAGGCGCATTCGCGTTGCGGTGTTCTCGACCGGCGACGAGCTGGTCTCGCCGGGCGAAGCGCGCGCGCCCTCGCAACTCTTCGACTCCAACCGCTTCATGCTGATGGCGATGCTGCGCCGGCTCGGCTGTGAGGTCAGCGACCTCGGCATTTTGCGCGACGAGCTAGCCTTGCTCGCGGACGGGCTAAAGCGGGTCGCAGGCCAACATGACCTGATCCTCACCACCGGAGGTGTGTCGACCGGCGAGGAGGATCACGTCAAGGCCGCAGTCGAGAGCATCGGCACTCTGGTGTTGTGGCGAATGGCGATCAAGCCGGGCCGGCCCGTCGCCATGGGCGTTATCGGCGGCACGCCGCTGATCGGCTTGCCCGGCAATCCCGTTGCGAGCTTCGTCACCTTCGTCCATGTGGTGCGGCCGACGGTGCTTGCGCTCGCAGGCGGCCTGCCGGAACCGATGCTTCCGATTCCCGTGCGCGCCGCCTTCACCTACAAGAAGAAGGAGGGCCGTCGCGAATATGTCCGCGTCTCCTTGCGCGAGGCCGAGGATGGCGCGCTCGAGGCCATCAAGTTTCCCCGCGAAGGCGCCGGCCTGTTGTCCTCGCTGGTCGAGACCGATGGGCTGGTCGAACTCGGCGAATCTGTCACGCGCGTCGAGCCGGGGCAGGGCGTCGGGTATCTGTCCTATGCCAACGTGATGTGA
- the mobB gene encoding molybdopterin-guanine dinucleotide biosynthesis protein B → MKIIGLAGWSGAGKTTLLTRLIPHFNAQGLRVSVIKHAHHQFDVDVPGKDSWRHREAGAAEVLVASERRWALMHELRGAAEPRLPELLAKLSAVDLVVVEGFKREPHRKIEVHRAANSKPLLFPDDPGIVGIATDGAVETRLPTVHLDDIPAVAALVLGSAMTADEAMAKSALAR, encoded by the coding sequence ATGAAAATCATCGGCCTGGCGGGATGGAGCGGAGCGGGCAAGACCACGCTGTTGACGCGGCTGATTCCGCATTTCAATGCGCAAGGCCTGCGCGTCTCCGTAATCAAGCATGCCCATCACCAGTTCGACGTCGACGTGCCCGGCAAGGATTCCTGGCGCCATCGCGAGGCGGGTGCGGCCGAGGTGCTGGTGGCCTCTGAGAGGCGCTGGGCGCTGATGCATGAGTTGCGCGGTGCGGCGGAGCCGCGGTTGCCGGAACTGCTCGCAAAGCTGTCGGCGGTCGACCTCGTCGTGGTCGAAGGTTTCAAGCGCGAGCCGCATCGCAAGATCGAGGTTCACCGCGCCGCCAATTCCAAGCCGCTGCTATTTCCCGACGATCCCGGCATCGTCGGCATTGCGACCGACGGTGCAGTTGAAACCAGGCTGCCGACGGTCCATCTGGATGATATCCCGGCCGTGGCCGCGCTGGTCTTGGGCTCGGCAATGACGGCTGACGAAGCGATGGCGAAGAGCGCGCTCGCGCGCTGA
- the fdhD gene encoding formate dehydrogenase accessory sulfurtransferase FdhD, translated as MMKIDKAPVPLIVPNPDDSRLTQSVVGVDQAGARVETKVPMERPLTLYLNAQEIVTMMTIGDYPEYLALGYLLNQNMLKYSDVVTEVEYDDDLQVVVVRTEHHTNFEAKLKKRTQTSGCAQGTAFGDLLEAVESVALPKAELRTSWLYQMTLTINTMPSLYLEAGAIHGCVLCKEGTPLCYTEDVGRHNAVDKIAGWMYRHGVEAGDKILYTTGRLTSEMVIKTVRMGIPILVSRSGFTAWGVDLARQVGLTLIGRTRGKRFIALSGEERIVYDQNLAYVEEESAKHKRKGEGGDD; from the coding sequence ATGATGAAGATCGACAAAGCCCCGGTCCCCCTGATCGTCCCGAACCCGGACGATTCGCGCCTGACGCAGAGCGTCGTCGGCGTCGACCAAGCCGGCGCGAGGGTCGAGACCAAGGTGCCGATGGAACGGCCGCTGACGCTCTATCTCAATGCCCAGGAGATCGTCACCATGATGACGATCGGCGACTATCCGGAGTATCTTGCGCTGGGCTATCTCCTCAACCAGAACATGCTGAAATACAGCGACGTCGTCACCGAGGTCGAATATGACGACGACCTCCAGGTCGTCGTGGTGCGCACCGAACACCACACCAATTTCGAGGCGAAACTGAAGAAGCGCACGCAGACCTCGGGCTGTGCGCAGGGCACTGCGTTCGGCGACCTGCTGGAAGCGGTGGAAAGCGTTGCGCTGCCGAAGGCCGAGTTGCGCACCTCCTGGCTGTACCAGATGACGCTGACAATCAACACCATGCCCTCGCTCTATCTCGAGGCCGGCGCGATCCACGGCTGCGTGCTGTGCAAGGAGGGCACGCCGCTCTGCTACACCGAGGATGTCGGCCGCCACAACGCCGTCGACAAGATCGCGGGCTGGATGTACCGCCACGGCGTCGAGGCCGGCGACAAGATCCTCTACACCACGGGCCGGCTGACTTCCGAGATGGTGATCAAGACGGTGCGGATGGGCATCCCCATCCTGGTATCGCGCTCGGGCTTCACCGCGTGGGGCGTCGATCTCGCCCGCCAGGTCGGGCTGACGCTGATCGGGCGGACCCGCGGCAAGCGCTTCATCGCGCTCTCGGGCGAAGAGCGCATCGTCTACGACCAGAACCTCGCTTATGTCGAGGAGGAGTCGGCCAAGCACAAGCGCAAGGGTGAAGGTGGTGACGACTGA
- the mobA gene encoding molybdenum cofactor guanylyltransferase MobA: MSRRSRPSTSARVKVVTTEIPPTVGVLLAGGLARRMGGGDKPMRTIGGRTILERVIARLKPQCDGLILNANGEPSRFSAFGLTVVADDVPGYPGPLAGILAALDWTAAHRPRIEWVLSAAGDCPFLPRDLVARLHAARAAENAQLAVAASGEQSHPVIGLWRVALREELRQALVVEDVRKIDRWTARYPLATVTWPVQPLDPFFNANTIEDIAEAGRLAALDERLAQ; the protein is encoded by the coding sequence ATGTCGAGGAGGAGTCGGCCAAGCACAAGCGCAAGGGTGAAGGTGGTGACGACTGAGATTCCGCCGACCGTGGGCGTGCTGCTTGCAGGCGGCCTGGCTCGGCGCATGGGCGGCGGCGACAAGCCGATGCGCACGATCGGCGGCCGCACGATTCTGGAGCGCGTGATCGCGCGCCTGAAGCCGCAATGTGACGGGCTGATCCTCAACGCCAATGGCGAGCCTTCGCGTTTTTCTGCATTTGGATTGACCGTCGTCGCCGATGACGTGCCGGGCTATCCCGGACCGCTCGCCGGCATTCTCGCCGCGCTCGACTGGACAGCGGCGCACCGGCCCCGCATCGAATGGGTGCTGAGCGCCGCCGGCGACTGCCCGTTTCTGCCGCGCGACCTCGTCGCAAGGTTGCACGCGGCGCGCGCCGCAGAGAATGCGCAACTCGCCGTCGCCGCTTCCGGCGAACAGTCGCATCCGGTGATCGGCTTGTGGCGCGTCGCCTTGCGCGAGGAATTGCGCCAAGCGCTCGTCGTCGAGGACGTCCGCAAGATCGACCGCTGGACCGCGCGCTATCCGCTCGCAACGGTGACATGGCCGGTTCAGCCGCTCGATCCATTCTTCAATGCCAACACGATCGAGGACATCGCGGAAGCCGGGCGGCTGGCGGCGCTGGATGAGCGCTTGGCGCAATAA